In a single window of the Candidatus Kaiserbacteria bacterium genome:
- the mnmA gene encoding tRNA 2-thiouridine(34) synthase MnmA, with translation MKENVFVGVSGGVDSSVALVRVLRAGHRATAVFIKTWQPDFITCNWEKERLDAMRVAAHLEVPFITFDGEEAYKNEVADYMIREYTLGRTPNPDVMCNQHVKFGAFLCFAIEHGATKIATGHYAEVQMNNGRYTLLRGVDSDKDQSYFLWTLSQEQLAHTLFPVGDTEKSEIRIEAKRATLPTSAKHDSQGICFLGPVDIKDFLSHYVDVAPGNVLNEEGQVIGSHDGALYYTRGQRHGFSILPSQDVTRPYYIVEKDTRANTITVSTEQRTCANARVVLSDINLITESLPPTCEAQFRYRQKPFNVSVEMTSESHAMLTVQDAHVDMPSVGQSCVLYAGRACLGGGIINDIL, from the coding sequence ATGAAAGAAAACGTTTTTGTTGGGGTGTCGGGAGGAGTAGATTCAAGCGTCGCACTCGTACGTGTGCTCCGCGCTGGACACCGTGCCACAGCGGTCTTCATCAAAACTTGGCAACCTGATTTTATAACCTGTAACTGGGAAAAAGAACGTCTCGACGCAATGCGCGTTGCTGCCCACCTCGAAGTACCATTTATCACCTTTGACGGCGAGGAGGCATATAAGAATGAGGTGGCTGATTATATGATTCGAGAATACACGCTCGGCCGTACACCGAACCCAGATGTGATGTGTAACCAGCATGTGAAGTTCGGAGCATTTCTTTGCTTTGCAATCGAGCACGGTGCAACAAAAATTGCCACAGGGCACTATGCAGAAGTGCAGATGAACAATGGGCGGTATACGTTGCTTCGCGGAGTCGACTCAGATAAAGATCAAAGTTACTTTCTTTGGACGCTTTCACAGGAACAACTTGCACACACACTTTTTCCTGTAGGTGATACAGAAAAATCAGAAATACGAATTGAGGCGAAAAGAGCAACTTTGCCCACATCTGCAAAACACGACAGTCAGGGTATCTGTTTCCTTGGACCAGTCGATATTAAAGACTTTTTGTCACACTACGTCGACGTGGCGCCGGGAAATGTACTTAATGAGGAAGGGCAGGTGATAGGCTCACATGATGGTGCACTCTACTACACACGAGGGCAACGCCATGGCTTTTCTATCCTCCCCTCACAGGATGTAACACGTCCGTATTACATTGTTGAGAAAGATACACGTGCAAATACAATCACTGTTTCTACAGAACAGCGGACATGTGCGAACGCTCGCGTCGTGCTGTCTGACATCAATCTCATTACCGAATCTCTTCCCCCCACATGTGAGGCGCAATTCCGTTATCGTCAAAAACCTTTCAACGTTAGTGTAGAAATGACTTCTGAGAGCCATGCTATGCTTACTGTACAAGATGCACATGTCGACATGCCATCAGTGGGGCAGTCCTGTGTACTCTATGCAGGAAGAGCATGTCTTGGAGGTGGGATAATTAATGATATTTTATGA
- the mltG gene encoding endolytic transglycosylase MltG: MDFKEYYTERKRRRLSTHIFLSTAFLVLAFAGLSFGYRFYNTPPHTFPLLTDIVIDEGLTVSAITEKLKAQNVVRSSLYLYMILLYEYKEVYVQAGTYSFEMPLSTREVAEAITSGEHRSPLVSITLPEGFKASDIDTYLADALGTLDTALFLPYEGYLFPDTYFISTSTTLDELRLLLTNTSASRLSAYTEAITASGFTENEVIILASIIEREAKDNVSKRMVSGILQNRLAAEMPLQVDAVFNYILGKTSSELTLDDLAIESPYNTYTNTGLPPTPIANPGIESIEAVLYPEKSDYLYYLTAPDGTFHYAKTFEEHKINKARYLR; encoded by the coding sequence ATGGATTTTAAGGAATACTACACAGAGCGCAAGCGTCGTCGATTGTCTACACACATCTTTCTATCCACCGCATTTCTTGTACTTGCATTCGCTGGACTATCCTTTGGATATCGTTTCTACAATACGCCGCCGCACACATTTCCTCTTCTGACTGACATCGTCATTGATGAAGGACTTACGGTGAGTGCAATAACAGAAAAACTCAAAGCACAAAATGTCGTGCGATCTTCTCTGTATCTCTATATGATACTGCTCTATGAGTATAAGGAAGTCTATGTACAAGCAGGAACGTATTCATTTGAGATGCCCCTTTCTACTCGTGAAGTGGCTGAGGCAATCACATCAGGGGAACATCGCTCACCACTCGTGAGCATCACACTTCCTGAGGGATTCAAAGCGAGTGATATAGACACGTATCTCGCTGATGCTTTAGGCACCCTCGATACTGCGCTGTTTCTCCCGTACGAAGGGTACCTTTTCCCAGACACGTATTTTATTTCTACGAGCACTACGCTAGACGAACTCAGACTACTCCTTACAAATACAAGTGCGTCACGGCTGAGTGCATACACGGAAGCAATCACTGCGTCTGGATTCACCGAAAATGAGGTTATTATTCTTGCCTCTATTATCGAACGTGAGGCAAAGGACAATGTTTCAAAGCGTATGGTCTCCGGTATTTTACAAAATAGACTTGCTGCAGAAATGCCACTTCAAGTAGACGCAGTTTTTAACTACATTTTAGGAAAGACTAGTAGTGAACTCACGCTCGATGATTTAGCAATTGAATCCCCATACAACACCTATACCAACACCGGCCTCCCACCAACACCGATTGCAAATCCCGGAATTGAGTCAATTGAAGCCGTTCTATACCCAGAAAAATCAGACTATCTGTATTACCTCACCGCACCAGATGGCACATTCCATTATGCTAAAACCTTTGAAGAACACAAGATCAATAAGGCTCGCTATCTGCGATAG
- a CDS encoding leucine--tRNA ligase, giving the protein MHKKFNHEEIEQKWQKSWKESGIYNLGARDTNKEKEYVLVEWPYPSGNLHVGHWFAFAVVDIYVRARRMQGKQVLFPIGFDAFGLPAENAAIKNKLDPKAWTESNIAYMKKQLESMGNAFSWDVSVSSTDPEYFKMTQWMFTQFFEKGIAYRGKGVVNWCPACNTVIANEQVTSSNTCERCGNTIIKKDMTQWMLKITDYADRLIDDLDTLAWPEPIKEAQRQWIGRSKGAKIPFTLSTGDTLDIFTTRPDTLYGATYVVLAPEHDLVLKNKEVIQNWAEVEAYIKEASQKDEMLRTKVEKEKTGVCLTGITTTNPATGKSIPVFIADYVLKGYGTGAIMAVPAHDERDFAFAKKFTLPIVQVIKGNEELPFTLSDTLINSGEFTGMDSEEAKGAITLKVGGELTNTYRLRDWSIGRQRYWGVPIPIVYDKEGTPHPIPKEHLPWHLPTDVDFTPTGEPPLAKSVELRERVTRIFGEGWTPEVETMDTFVDSSWYFLRYLDTQNAEVPASLEAQKTWMPVDVYFGGSEHTTMHVLYSRFWQKALFDLDLVTSPEPYKMRINRGLVLGPDGNKMSKSKGNVVDPDEQVKILGADTVKMYLAFMGPYGELANYPWDMGGIAGLRRFLERVYGLAEHVRETESHETTSLLHKTIEKVSADIAVYKFNTAISALMIFINHAEKLGLTKNSYLLFLRLLAPFAPHITEELWYEAGNSGSIHMSNWPASNPTYLIESSVTLSVQINGKMRGTIIIPIDSAESEVLAVLKADETLASKLPANITRVVYIQNKIINLIGEA; this is encoded by the coding sequence ATGCATAAAAAGTTCAATCACGAGGAAATAGAACAGAAGTGGCAGAAATCCTGGAAAGAATCTGGGATATACAACCTCGGTGCACGCGACACAAACAAAGAAAAAGAGTATGTACTCGTCGAATGGCCGTATCCATCGGGCAATCTTCATGTTGGGCACTGGTTTGCTTTTGCGGTGGTAGACATCTACGTTCGTGCGAGACGCATGCAGGGAAAGCAAGTGCTTTTCCCAATTGGTTTTGATGCGTTTGGACTTCCTGCTGAAAATGCTGCTATTAAAAACAAACTTGACCCAAAAGCATGGACTGAATCCAATATCGCATACATGAAGAAGCAACTCGAGAGCATGGGTAATGCGTTTTCATGGGACGTTTCTGTAAGTTCTACTGACCCAGAATACTTCAAGATGACGCAGTGGATGTTTACACAGTTTTTTGAAAAGGGAATTGCGTATCGCGGTAAGGGTGTGGTGAATTGGTGTCCTGCATGCAATACCGTGATTGCAAACGAGCAAGTCACAAGTAGCAACACCTGTGAGCGTTGCGGCAACACCATTATAAAAAAAGACATGACGCAGTGGATGCTCAAAATTACTGATTATGCTGATAGACTCATCGATGATCTTGATACGCTTGCGTGGCCCGAACCCATTAAGGAAGCACAACGACAGTGGATTGGGCGTTCAAAGGGTGCCAAAATCCCTTTCACTCTCTCTACCGGAGACACACTCGATATCTTTACCACGCGCCCTGACACGCTCTACGGTGCCACCTACGTGGTCTTAGCACCCGAGCACGACCTTGTCCTCAAGAACAAAGAAGTCATCCAAAACTGGGCAGAAGTAGAGGCGTATATAAAAGAAGCATCGCAGAAGGATGAAATGCTTCGTACAAAAGTAGAAAAGGAGAAGACGGGCGTGTGCCTCACAGGCATCACCACCACTAATCCCGCTACGGGCAAAAGTATCCCTGTATTCATTGCTGACTATGTGCTCAAAGGCTACGGCACCGGTGCCATTATGGCAGTACCCGCACACGACGAGAGAGACTTTGCCTTTGCAAAGAAATTTACACTTCCTATTGTGCAGGTAATAAAAGGTAATGAAGAACTTCCATTTACTCTTTCGGATACACTGATCAACTCTGGAGAATTTACGGGCATGGACTCGGAAGAGGCTAAGGGTGCTATTACTCTGAAAGTTGGTGGGGAACTTACGAATACTTATCGCCTTCGTGATTGGTCTATTGGTCGACAGCGCTATTGGGGGGTACCAATTCCTATTGTGTATGACAAAGAAGGTACACCACACCCGATTCCTAAGGAACACCTACCATGGCACCTACCCACCGATGTCGACTTCACCCCCACGGGCGAACCGCCACTTGCGAAAAGTGTTGAACTTCGTGAACGCGTGACACGTATCTTTGGTGAAGGTTGGACTCCTGAAGTCGAGACTATGGATACGTTTGTAGACTCTTCGTGGTACTTTTTGCGCTATCTCGATACTCAGAATGCTGAAGTCCCCGCATCTCTTGAAGCACAAAAAACCTGGATGCCAGTCGATGTGTACTTTGGTGGTTCTGAGCACACCACGATGCACGTGCTCTATTCACGCTTCTGGCAAAAGGCACTCTTTGACCTTGATCTTGTGACCTCACCTGAGCCGTACAAGATGCGCATCAATCGTGGACTTGTCCTCGGTCCCGACGGCAACAAGATGAGTAAGTCAAAAGGCAACGTGGTCGACCCCGATGAACAAGTTAAAATTCTTGGTGCTGACACGGTGAAGATGTATCTTGCCTTCATGGGTCCGTATGGCGAACTCGCCAACTATCCCTGGGACATGGGAGGCATTGCGGGGCTTCGTCGATTCCTCGAGCGTGTGTATGGCCTTGCTGAGCATGTGCGTGAGACTGAATCACATGAGACAACATCCCTACTTCACAAGACGATTGAAAAAGTGTCGGCTGATATAGCAGTATATAAGTTCAATACTGCTATCAGTGCACTCATGATTTTCATCAATCATGCCGAAAAATTAGGTTTGACCAAGAATTCATATTTACTCTTTCTTCGGTTACTTGCCCCATTTGCACCACACATTACTGAAGAATTGTGGTATGAAGCGGGGAATAGTGGTTCTATCCACATGTCTAACTGGCCTGCCTCAAACCCTACATATTTAATCGAAAGTAGTGTTACTTTGAGTGTTCAAATCAATGGAAAGATGCGCGGAACCATCATTATCCCCATAGATTCGGCGGAATCCGAGGTACTTGCCGTGCTTAAAGCAGATGAAACTCTCGCATCAAAATTGCCCGCAAACATAACTCGAGTGGTATATATCCAAAACAAAATTATTAATCTGATAGGAGAGGCTTGA